A section of the Centropristis striata isolate RG_2023a ecotype Rhode Island chromosome 7, C.striata_1.0, whole genome shotgun sequence genome encodes:
- the gp1bb gene encoding platelet glycoprotein Ib beta chain, with the protein METMKRLLLLCLLPLFGGQRSSACPHLCSCNGSQVDCSRRSLSSSSLPTSFPAGTTSLRLHNNNLISLPNGLLDNLRSLSSVSLHGNPWVCDCGVLYLRAWLLRQPLTLTSHLGVNCSSPPSLRGRLVVYLTEQELLQTCHYWYCNLALASQVCLFVFVAVQVMLLGALIVFLRRFERMSKEARRTTEESFTAGDNDRENEYTPLKESRF; encoded by the coding sequence ATGGAAACCATGAAGAGGCTTCTGCTCCTGTGTCTGCTCCCTTtgtttggaggtcaaaggtcatcagCATGCCCCCATCTTTGCTCCTGTAATGGCAGTCAGGTGGACTGCAGCCGCAGGTCTCTCAGCTCGTCCTCGCTGCCCACCAGTTTCCCTGCAGGGACCACCTCTCTCCGTCTTCACAACAACAACCTGATCAGCCTCCCTAATGGACTCCTGGATAACTTGAGGTCCCTCAGCTCTGTCTCCCTTCATGGTAACCCCTGGGTGTGTGACTGCGGCGTGCTCTACCTGAGAGCCTGGCTGCTGCGCCAGCCTCTCACCCTTACATCCCACCTGGGTGTTAACTGCAGCTCCCCTCCCAGCCTGAGAGGGCGGCTGGTGGTGTACTTAACCGAGCAGGAGCTCCTGCAGACCTGCCACTACTGGTACTGTAACCTGGCGCTGGCCTCACAGGTGTGTCTGTTCGTGTTTGTGGCGGTGCAGGTGATGCTGCTGGGGGCTCTCATCGTGTTCCTGAGGAGGTTTGAGAGGATGTCCAAAGAGGCGAGAAGAACCACAGAGGAGAGCTTCACAGCCGGGGATAATGACAGGGAGAACGAATACACGCCTTTAAAGGAGAGCAGGTTCTGA
- the dhx37 gene encoding probable ATP-dependent RNA helicase DHX37 has translation MGKLRKKHNWKGREQSDSQQPAEEQKTNIVVELQDGARLKGVDQSNALVLPATKAKKKNTSVTPVHTKKPLTKKQRKELQKVLERKEKKAQRADILNKLAEVQLPASELKLLYTTSKLGTGDKLYQTKQLPDEINEGDSGPKISSLSGANRKRKWKEEEDEEEEEKAEDSSDLDTSSDDEEEEMTETTEMSESKETTSNYQENKQEVKEQQEKTEQKDEQNEKKISDQEKAENKMLSQPAIFIPVDRLPEIQEARLKLPVLGEEQVIMEAVRENPCVVICGETGSGKTTQVPQFLYEAGYASGSGIIGITEPRRVAAVSMSHRVAKEMNLSTRVVSYQIRYEGNVTSDTKIKFMTDGVLLKEIQKDFLLQRYSVIIIDEAHERSVYTDILIGLLSRIVPLRNKKGMPMKLLVMSATLRVEDFTDNTKLFRTPPPVVKVDARQFPVSIHFNKRTPLDDYTGEAFHKICKIHRMLPPGGILVFLTGQAEVHNLCRKLRKAFPFRKGDTTTGEDEDADTSEAMRKFKKGKKKKTVSLPRIDLDNYSALPVDEGDEDREAGIGDEEDEGSDLELGDDPASTEEKADPSIPLYVLPLYSLLAPEQQAKVFRPPPPGTRMCVVATNVAETSLTIPGIKYVVDCGRVKKRFYDRVTGVSSFKVTWTSQASANQRAGRAGRTEPGHCYRLYSSAVFGDFSLFSEAEITRRPVEDLVLQMKDLNIDKVVNFPFPTSPSAEALIAAEQLLVSLGALKEPPRAGRVKEMEQARLSCPISPLGRAMASFPVAPRYAKMLALGKQQDCLPYVIAVVAAMTVREIFEDLDRPARNEDESSKLTQRRARLIQMRRLWAGQGASLLLGDLMVMLGAVGACEFAGGTPKFCEENGLRYKAMVEIRRLRGQLTNAVNAVCPEVGVFVNPKMAPPTEHQVVCLRQIVLAGLGDHLARRVQAEELLDPKWKNGYKTPLLDEPVFIHPTSALFKTLPEFIVYQEIMETTKMYMRGVSAVEAEWVPELLPQYCHFGSPLESPSPWFCSSTGTIRCHRSSTFFRVAWKLPAVEMEYPDGLERYKLFARFLLEGQVCPKLKKHSSHLLSNPSIMVKTWAKLQPRTEALLGVLVSKGVDSRNTLLSVWNTEEKFLLSAYCQWLPEAMHQEVAKSWPPI, from the exons ATGGGAAAACTAAGGAAGAAACACAACTGGAAGGGAAGAGAGCAAAGTGACAGCCAACAACCAGCAGAGGAACAGAAGACAAACATTGTTGTGGAACTTCaag ATGGGGCCAGGCTAAAAGGTGTCGACCAGAGCAATGCTTTGGTCCTCCCAGCCACCAAAGCCAAGAAGAAGAACACCTCAGTGACACCTGTCCACACCAAGAAGCCGCTCACCAAGAAGCAGAGGAAGGAGCTGCAGAAGGTCCTGGAGCGCAAGGAGAAGAAAGCTCAG AGAGCAGACATCCTGAATAAACTGGCAGAGGTGCAGCTTCCAGCGTCTGAACTGAAGCTGCTGTATACTACGTCCAAACTGGGGACAGGGGACAAACTTTACCAGACCAAACA gTTACCAGATGAAATAAATGAAGGAGACTCTGGACCAAAGATCAGCAGTCTCAGTGgtgcaaacagaaaaagaaaatggaaagaagaggaggacgaagaagaagaagaaaaggcagAAGACAGCAGTGATCTGGACACCTCATCTGATGACGAAGAGGAGGAAATGACTGAGACCACAGAGATGAGTGAATCTAAAGAAACCACCTCTAACTATCAGGAGAACAAACAAGAAGTGAAGGAACAACAAgagaaaacagaacagaaagatGAACAGAATGAGAAAAAGATTTCAGATCAGGAAAAAGCCGAAAACAAGATGTTGTCGCAGCCGGCGATCTTTATTCCTGTTGATAGATTACCAGAAATACAG GAGGCTCGTCTGAAGCTGCCTGTGCTGGGGGAGGAGCAGGTCATCATGGAGGCAGTGAGAGAAAATCCCTGTGTCGTCATCTGTGGAGAGACAGGAAGTGGAAAGACCACGCAAGTGCCTCAGTTTCTGTATGAAGCCGGTTATGCCAG TGGCAGTGGAATAATTGGTATCACTGAGCCAAGACGAGTAGCAGCTGTCAGCATGTCCCACAGAGTGGCCAAAGAGATGAACCTCTCCACACG GGTGGTGTCGTACCAGATTCGATATGAGGGGAACGTGACCAGTGATACGAAGATCAAGTTCATGACAGATGGTGTTCTACTGAAGGAGATTCAGAAG GACTTCCTGCTCCAGAGATACAGCGTGATCATCATAGACGAGGCTCATGAAAGGAGCGTGTACACAGACATTCTCATTGGACTGTTGTCTCGTATCGTCCCGCTCAGAAACAAG AAAGGCATGCCCATGAAGCTGCTGGTCATGTCAGCTACTCTGCGTGTGGAGGACTTCACAGACAACACAAAGCTGTTTCGGACGCCTCCGCCCGTCGTCAAGGTGGATGCTCGCCAGTTCCCGGTGTCTATCCATTTCAACAAACGCACTCCGCTGGACGATTACACCGGAGAAGCTTTCCATAAAATCTGCAAGATCCACCGGATGCTGCCtccag GTGGTATCCTGGTGTTTCTGACCGGTCAGGCTGAGGTTCACAATCTGTGcagaaaactgagaaaagctTTCCCCTTCAGGAAGGGTGACACAACCACCG GCGAAGACGAGGACGCCGACACCTCAGAGGCAATGAGGAAGTTTAAAAAGggcaaaaagaagaagactGTT TCGCTGCCCCGAATCGACCTGGATAACTACTCGGCCCTCCCGGTGGATGAGGGGGACGAGGACAGGGAGGCAGGGATCGGAGACGAAGAGGATGAAGGATCTGACCTGGAGCTCGGAGACGATCCCGCCAGTACAG aGGAGAAGGCTGACCCCTCTATTCCTCTCTACGTTCTGCCTCTGTACTCTCTGCTGGCTCCAGAGCAGCAGGCCAAG GTGTTCAGACCTCCTCCGCCTGGAACTCGTATGTGTGTTGTAGCCACCAACGTGGCCGAGACGTCTCTGACCATCCCTGGCATCAAGTACGTGGTCGACTGTGGTCGAGTTAAGAAACGTTTCTACGACCGAGTGACCGGAGTGTCGTCTTTCAAGGTCACATGGACATCACAGgcctcagccaatcagagggcgGGTAGAGCGGGACGAACAGAGCCGGGACACTGCTACAG GCTGTACTCGTCTGCAGTATTCGGAGACTTCAGTTTGTTCTCAGAGGCAGAGATCACTCGCCGGCCTGTCGAAGACCTGGTGTTACAGATGAAGGACCTCAACATAGATAAG GTCGTCAATTTTCCCTTCCCCACGTCTCCCTCTGCCGAGGCTCTTATTGCAGCAGAGCAGTTATTAGTCTCGCTGGGAGCTCTGAAAGAACCGCCTCGCGCCGGAAG GGTGAAGGAGATGGAGCAGGCGAGGCTGAGCTGTCCCATCTCCCCGCTGGGCAGAGCGATGGCTTCGTTCCCTGTGGCGCCACGTTATGCTAAAATGTTAGCACTCGGTAAGCAGCAGGATTGCCTGCCTTACGTCATTGCTGTGGTAGCAGCCATGACAGTCCGGGAGATCTTCGAGGACCTTGACAG ACCTGCACGTAATGAAGATGAGAGCTCCAAGCTCACCCAGCGTCGGGCTCGGCTGATCCAAATGAGGAGGCTGTGGGCAGGACAAGGAGCGTCTCTCCTGCTGGGGGACCTCATGGTCATGCTGG GAGCTGTTGGTGCTTGTGAATTTGCTGGTGGTACTCCAAAGTTTTGCGAGGAGAACGGCCTGAGGTATAAAGCCATGGTGGAGATCAGGAGGCTCCGAGGACAACTTACCAacgcag TGAACGCAGTGTGTCCAGAGGTGGGAGTGTTTGTGAATCCCAAGATGGCTCCGCCGACAGAGCATCAGGTGGTTTGCCTGCGGCAGATTGTTCTGGCCGGACTGGGGGACCATCTTGCGAGGCGTGTACAGGCAGAAGAATTACTGGACCCAAAATGGAAGAATGGATACAAG ACGCCTCTTCTGGACGAGCCGGTGTTCATTCATCCCACCTCCGCGCTGTTCAAAACGCTGCCGGAGTTCATCGTGTACCAGGAGATCATGGAGACCACCAAGATGTACATGAGAG gTGTGTCAGCGGTCGAAGCTGAGTGGGTCCCCGAGCTTCTGCCTCAGTATTGTCATTTCGGCTCCCCTCTGGAGTCGCCGTCACCCTGGTTCTGTTCGTCCACCGGCACCATCAGATGTCACCGTTCTAGCACCTTCT TCCGTGTCGCTTGGAAGCTGCCAGCAGTGGAGATGGAATATCCAGACGGCCTCGAGCGTTACAAACTGTTCGCCAGGTTTCTGCTTGAGGGACAG GTTTGTcctaaactaaaaaaacacagcagccaCCTTCTCTCAAACCCCTCCATCATGGTGAAAACATGGGCAAA GCTGCAGCCCAGGACGGAGGCTTTGCTGGGAGTGCTGGTGTCAAAAGGTGTCGACAGCAGAAAtactctcctctctgtctggaaCACTGAAGAAAAAT TTCTGTTGTCTGCATACTGCCAGTGGTTACCTGAAGCCATGCATCAAGAAGTTGCCAAGAGTTGGCCTCCGATATGA
- the ufd1l gene encoding ubiquitin recognition factor in ER-associated degradation protein 1 has translation MFSFHVFDHPMSRGFQNRFSTQYRCYSVSMLAGPNDRSDVEKGGKIIMPPSALDQLSRLNITYPMLFKLTNKNSDRMTHCGVLEFVADEGICYLPHWMMQNLLLEEGGLVQVESVNLMVATYSKFQPQSPDFLDITNPKAVLENALRNFACLTTGDVVAINYNEKIYELRVMETKPDKAVSIIECDMNVDFDAPLGYKEPERRPQHQEEPTEEEADPTSYADMDLGFRAFTGSGNRLDGKTKGIEPSPVPLGPSDIKRGIPNYEFKIGRITFIRNSRPLPRKNFDDEDALNRFIAFSGEGQSLRKKGRKP, from the exons ATG TTTTCCTTCCACGTATTCGACCACCCGATGTCCCGGGGCTTTCAGAACCGCTTCTCCACTCAGTACCGCTGCTACTCGGTGTCGATGCTGGCAGGTCCCAACGACCGCTCCGACGtggagaaaggaggaaaaa TAATAATGCCACCTTCAGCTCTCGACCAGCTCA GCAGGCTCAACATCACCTATCCAATGCTGTTCAAGCTGACCAACAAGAACTCAGACAGAATGACACACTGTGGCGTTCTCGAGTTTGTGGCAGACGAGGGAATCTGCTACCTGCCACACTGG ATGATGCAGAATCTCCTGCTGGAGGAAGGCGGTCTGGTCCAAGTGGAAAGCGTGAACCTTATGGTGGCCACTTACTCAAAGTTCCAGCCACAAAGTCCCGACTTCCTGGATATTACAAACCCCAAGGCAGT GCTGGAGAATGCATTGAGAAACTTTGCCTGCTTGACAACTGGTGATGTTGTTGCTATCAACTACAATGAAAAG ATATATGAGCTGCGGGTGATGGAAACCAAGCCAGATAAAGCAGTGTCCATCATCGAGTGTGATATGAAC GTGGATTTTGATGCTCCTTTGGGTTACAAAGAGCCTGAACGACGACCTCAACATCAGGAAGAACCAACA GAGGAAGAAGCAGATCCCACCAGTTATGCTGACATGGACCTGGGATTCAGA gctttcactGGCTCTGGCAATCGTTTGGATGGTAAAACAAAAGGAATTGAGCCCAGCCCTGTCCCACTTGGCCCAAGTGACATCAAAAG AGGCATTCCCAACTACGAATTCAAAATTGGCAGGATCACCTTCATCAGAAACTCGAGGCCTCTGCCCAGGAAAAATTTTGATGAT GAGGATGCTTTGAACAGATTCATCGCCTTCTCTGGAGAAGGACAGTCGCTACGCAAGAAGGGCAGAAAGCCTTGA